The genomic DNA ATAAGCGGCAAAAACGAAGCTATGCTAAGAAACTCACCACTCCTAGAAAGTTTCAAAAAACAAGGCATAGAAGTCCTAATCTGCGATGAAGAGATCGATACTATCGTAATGCCTATGGTTTATGAATTTGACAAAACCCCTATCAAAGCCATAAACAACTCAGATATAAATGACGAGATAAAAAATGATGAAAAGATCGATGAAACAGCCCACGCTGGACTAATTGTTAAGATAAAAGAAGCTCTAAAAGACGAGGTCAAAGATGTCAAACTCTCAAACAGACTAAGCGACTCAGCAGCTTGCCTTATCTATGACAAAAATGATCCAGACTACGCTATGCAAATGATGTTTAAACAAATGGGTCAGGAAGCCCCAAGCGTGAAGCCGATACTTGAAATAAACCCAAATCATCAGATATTCACAAAACTTGAAGCAAATGAGCTAATGGTAAATGACATATCAAATTTACTACTAAATATGGCAAAAATCAGCGAAGGCATTCCAGTAGAAAACCCAACTGAGTTTGCTAAAAAGCTTACAAATATAATGATAAAAGCATTATAAAAAAGGGAGTTTAACTCCCTAAATTTATGGTTTTACGGTTGGTAGATTTTTGACTTTATTCATTCCACCACCTAAATTTATGACATTTTCAACGCCAGCATCACTCAGCAAAGCTGAAGCTGCTTTGCTTCTTGCGCCACTTCTACAAATTATTCCAACTTTTTTATTTGTATCAATTTTGCTTTTTACCTCATTTACAAAATCACTATTTATACTTCCATCAGCGTTTCTATAAGTTACCAAAATTGCTCCATTTATCACGCCAGTTTCAGCCCATTCAGCTGGAGTTCTTACATCTACTATTTGGATATTTGGATCGTTTAAAATCTCACTATTCACCTCAATTGTCTCAAATTTAGCAAACATTTGCACGCACAAAACCGCCAAAACAAGTAAAATCTTTTTCATATTTTCCCTTTGAATTAAAATAGTGGGAAGATTAGCATATAAAAGTTAATAATGATATTTAAGTGATATTTGGTAAAATTTAAAGTAAATTTAAGAGCAAATAACCCAAATTTATATCAAATTTGGGTTACGTAGTTTTTAGTCTTTTTTCATTGTTCCAGTTTTTTTGAAGCGACTATGCCAGCTAAGAGCTTCATCTAAAAGATGAGGCGTATGCCCCGCTTTTGGCTGCTCACACGCTCTATCAAAATAATCTTGAAGCATATCTCTAAAATCAGGATGAGCGATAGCTATCATTTTTTTAGCACGCTCTTTTGGGCTAAGACCACGCAAATCAGCGAACCCATACTCAGTCACGATGACCATACTATCGTGTTCTGTGTGATCCAAATGGCTCACAAAAGGCACAATAGCAGAAATCGCCCCACCTTTAGCCATAGACGGAGTTAGAAATAGCGAAAGATAGCCATTTCTAGCAAAATCTCCACTTCCACCAATGCCATTCATCATATTTGTTCCCATGACATTTGTTGAATTCACGTTTCCATAAATATCAGCTTCAAGCATTCCGTTCATCGCTATGACGCCTAAACGGCGAATCGCTTCTGGGCTATTTGATATCTCTTGAGGGCGTAAAACTATATGTTCTTTATAAAAATCAACATTTTTTCTAAACTCCTCAACAGCGCTTGGGCTAAGTGAAAGAGCTGAAGCCGAAGCAAAATCCACAGTTCCGTGTTTGATAA from Campylobacter iguaniorum includes the following:
- a CDS encoding rhodanese-like domain-containing protein, whose protein sequence is MKKILLVLAVLCVQMFAKFETIEVNSEILNDPNIQIVDVRTPAEWAETGVINGAILVTYRNADGSINSDFVNEVKSKIDTNKKVGIICRSGARSKAASALLSDAGVENVINLGGGMNKVKNLPTVKP